The Wansuia hejianensis genomic interval ATCCTGAAACCAGCCGACACCGCCGTCCCCCTGGGGAAGAATGCGGCTGCAGTTGATGAATACGTCTATGCGTCCGGCTTTCTGTATGACGGTATCCACCAGATTGCGGATGCTGTCGATGTCACCCTGCTCGAAGGGGATAGCTTCTACCTTTACGCCCTTTTCGCGTTTCAGCTCTTCGACGAATTCCTGTGCGGATTCGATGGAGTGGCTGGCCAGATAGATATCTGCGCCGGCGTCTGCCAGAGCCAGCGTCGCGCCCTTACCGTACATGGCGCGGCCGCCGGTGATCAGGGCCGTCTTTCCTTTTAAAGAAAATAAATCAAATGTATTCATAGATGCGCCTCCTATTTCGCCGTGTAGCCGCCGTCCACTGCCAGCGTTGTGCCCGTGATGAACTCCGACGCGTCAGAGGCGAAGAAAACGGCTGCCTGTGCAACGTCATCGCCGTTGGCGAGACGTTTAATGTGCGAGTGACGAATAAAGGCTTTTTCAAACGCCTCAGGCTTGGTGCCTGCCAGCGGGCCATAGGCGATACAGTTGCAGCGGCAGTTATGAGCGCCCAGGTAACCGGCGGCCTGCCTTGCGTAATTGACATAGCTGCCCTTGACAAAGCAGTAATCTACTGAAAAATCCTTTGGGGCATATTCCGGGCAGTCTTTGTAGTTCTGAGGATCACAGCCTACCAGAGCCGCATAGTCGGACACAAAAATCATCGAACCGTGCCCCTGCTCTGCCATGATTTCTCCCAAATGCTTGACTGTCAGCATCATGCCCATCTGTGTGATGCGCAGATTATTGTAAATCTCCTCAAAAGAATGGCTCCACCCCTCCAGCTGAAGGCCGGAGCTGTTGTCCACGAAGATGTCCAGAGAAGGAAGGGCGGCTTTTACTGACGCAGCCAGCGCGGCAGCGGCAGCCTCTGTCTCCTGAGAGTAGATAAAGGTGCCGGCAGCGGAAACGCCTGCAGCCTGCATGTCTGCCGCCGCCTGGTCAAGGGCTTCCTGATCCGGG includes:
- a CDS encoding SDR family NAD(P)-dependent oxidoreductase, translating into MNILDKFSLAGKHALVTYPEYTYGTEIAAGLAAAGAAVYLAGPDQEALDQAAADMQAAGVSAAGTFIYSQETEAAAAALAASVKAALPSLDIFVDNSSGLQLEGWSHSFEEIYNNLRITQMGMMLTVKHLGEIMAEQGHGSMIFVSDYAALVGCDPQNYKDCPEYAPKDFSVDYCFVKGSYVNYARQAAGYLGAHNCRCNCIAYGPLAGTKPEAFEKAFIRHSHIKRLANGDDVAQAAVFFASDASEFITGTTLAVDGGYTAK